The Deltaproteobacteria bacterium genome has a window encoding:
- a CDS encoding beta-ketoacyl-[acyl-carrier-protein] synthase family protein, producing MMSTQRDVVITGIGMVTSLGSSVDTVWNSVLEGEHGFDKLSSIAPELEGHGVNVAAAAADFDLSQFNLNPKLLRNTNKVTNMLVYSGLSALKEASLNAPDDCERYNIGAIIGTGTGMAERYSSQPLEGRRPRWFLDTYPNLWLSYLSIAAGLKGYGSTVVNACASGTVAIGNAFSMIQTGQADVMLAGATSSKLAAPYLSGYSRLGMISPSDSPDNAMRPFDKDRTGFVLGEGACVLVLEEAKHAEKRQAEPISRIVGTGMTMDAFRVTDPSEEGKIRAMQQAMANAGIDEKAIDYVNAHATSTKANDAVETQAIKSLFGKRAPGVPINSTKSMLGHTLAASGAIEAAICAKSLQEKTIHRTRNFKQGCRDCDLDYVAEGNRNTDLQYCISNSSGIGGYNASLVMAAA from the coding sequence ATGATGAGTACTCAGCGCGATGTTGTAATTACCGGCATAGGGATGGTTACGTCCCTGGGTAGCAGTGTAGATACTGTATGGAATAGCGTACTCGAAGGAGAGCACGGATTCGATAAACTTTCTTCCATTGCCCCTGAGCTTGAAGGACATGGTGTCAATGTGGCCGCTGCGGCGGCCGACTTCGACCTAAGCCAATTCAACCTAAACCCCAAACTGCTTCGCAACACCAATAAAGTAACCAACATGCTTGTTTACTCTGGTCTGTCCGCTCTCAAAGAAGCCTCTCTTAATGCACCCGATGACTGCGAGCGATACAACATTGGAGCCATCATTGGTACTGGAACAGGAATGGCCGAGCGCTACAGCAGCCAGCCTCTAGAAGGACGCCGTCCACGCTGGTTCCTCGATACCTATCCAAACCTATGGCTCTCCTATCTATCTATTGCCGCTGGTCTCAAAGGCTACGGGTCCACGGTCGTCAATGCTTGTGCCAGTGGCACTGTCGCAATTGGTAATGCTTTTAGTATGATTCAAACTGGCCAAGCTGATGTCATGCTTGCCGGTGCAACATCCAGTAAGCTAGCTGCGCCTTACCTAAGTGGTTATTCCCGACTGGGAATGATCTCTCCATCCGACTCTCCCGACAATGCGATGAGACCTTTCGACAAAGACCGAACTGGTTTTGTTCTGGGTGAAGGTGCCTGTGTATTGGTACTCGAGGAAGCAAAGCATGCAGAAAAACGCCAGGCAGAACCAATTTCAAGAATTGTTGGAACCGGCATGACAATGGATGCATTTCGAGTAACCGACCCCAGTGAAGAAGGAAAGATTCGAGCCATGCAACAAGCTATGGCCAATGCCGGAATTGACGAAAAAGCAATCGACTACGTTAATGCGCATGCCACTTCCACCAAAGCCAATGATGCAGTCGAAACACAAGCCATCAAAAGTTTATTTGGAAAAAGAGCACCAGGCGTCCCAATCAACAGCACGAAATCGATGCTCGGTCACACACTTGCTGCCAGTGGAGCTATTGAAGCAGCCATTTGCGCAAAAAGCCTTCAGGAAAAGACCATTCACCGAACCCGCAATTTCAAACAAGGATGCAGAGACTGTGACTTGGATTACGTAGCTGAGGGAAACCGTAATACCGACCTGCAATATTGCATTTCTAACTCCAGCGGAATCGGCGGCTACAATGCATCGCTGGTTATGGCCGCCGCCTAA